In Roseomonas sp. OT10, the genomic stretch GCTGATGGGCGCCTCCTCCCTGGCGATCAACCCGTCCCTGGCGCCGGAGCTGGAGCCGAAGCGGCCGCTCGACGTGCTTACGCCGATCGGCATGAGCTTCCGCAGCGCCTTCGCGTTGCAGATCCACCCTTCGCTGCCGGCGAAGACGCTGCCCGAGTTCATCGACCACGCGAAGGCCAACCCGGGGAAGATCGCCTTCGGCAGCTCCGGCACCGGGGCGGTGAACCACCTCTGCCTGGAGATGATGCGTGGCCGCACCGGCATCGACGTCGTCCACGTGCCGTACAAGGGCGGCGCGCAGGCGCTGGTCGACCTCCAGGCCAACCGCATCCAGGCGATGTTCTCCGCCGTGCTGGAGGCCCTGCCGCCGATCCGCGACGGCCGTACCCGCGGCATCGCCGTGTCCTCGCGCGAGCGCGTCGGCGTGCTGCCCGAGCTGCCGCCCGTGGCGGACACCCTGCCCGGCTTCGACGGCGTGTTCTGGCAGGGCCTCTTCGCCCCCGCCGGCACGCCGGAGCCGGTGCTGCAACGCCTCTCCGCCGCGCTGAGCGTGGCCA encodes the following:
- a CDS encoding Bug family tripartite tricarboxylate transporter substrate binding protein, which codes for MTTRRTLLGLGLALPALATAQAQDFPTRPVTVMIGFPPGGLNDLSARVILQRMGQALGQTIVVENRAGGATAIATTAVTSARPDGYTLLMGASSLAINPSLAPELEPKRPLDVLTPIGMSFRSAFALQIHPSLPAKTLPEFIDHAKANPGKIAFGSSGTGAVNHLCLEMMRGRTGIDVVHVPYKGGAQALVDLQANRIQAMFSAVLEALPPIRDGRTRGIAVSSRERVGVLPELPPVADTLPGFDGVFWQGLFAPAGTPEPVLQRLSAALSVATDDADVRAKLAENGVAVQTGSADVLRETLLADTALWGKVIREGNIRPD